A single region of the Desulfobaculum xiamenense genome encodes:
- a CDS encoding DUF4810 domain-containing protein, with protein MYYWGQYSETSYCCAKEPCDQSTQAHLGELQRIIEKSGEMALPVPPGVYAEYGFCLFRQGDAQGAVKLFEQEKALYPESTVFMDRLINAAKQRDDTKNEADSGKGSGDVAATAPTQTPPSKAETASTPDTPSHVN; from the coding sequence ATGTACTACTGGGGCCAGTATTCCGAAACGTCTTACTGCTGCGCTAAGGAACCCTGCGACCAGAGCACGCAGGCGCATCTGGGCGAACTCCAACGCATCATCGAAAAATCAGGGGAAATGGCCCTGCCCGTCCCCCCCGGAGTCTATGCCGAATACGGATTCTGCCTGTTCAGGCAGGGCGATGCACAGGGCGCGGTGAAGCTCTTCGAGCAGGAAAAGGCACTCTATCCCGAGTCCACAGTCTTCATGGACCGGCTCATCAACGCCGCCAAACAGCGGGACGACACGAAGAACGAAGCGGATAGCGGCAAAGGCTCCGGCGACGTGGCCGCCACGGCCCCGACCCAGACGCCCCCGTCGAAGGCCGAAACGGCCTCCACGCCCGACACACCGTCACACGTCAACTAA
- a CDS encoding XRE family transcriptional regulator — MDNGKIGTRIKNFRERKGWSIDELAQRAKLDASFVDAVESGSVKPALGMMVKLARALGTRLGTFMDDELTTDPLIVRLADRKEETVAHASGKNSPDMVYYHLGRGKADRSMEPFFIRLEPSADEPKLSSHEGEEFIVVVSGEVQLVYGNETHVLGPGDSMYYNSVVPHFVGAHGASEAEIYAVVYVPA, encoded by the coding sequence ATGGACAACGGAAAGATCGGCACGCGCATCAAGAATTTTAGGGAACGCAAGGGCTGGAGCATCGACGAACTGGCGCAGCGCGCCAAGCTCGACGCCTCCTTCGTTGACGCCGTCGAGAGCGGAAGCGTGAAACCCGCCCTCGGCATGATGGTAAAGCTCGCCCGCGCCCTCGGAACCAGACTTGGGACTTTCATGGACGACGAATTGACCACCGACCCCCTCATCGTGCGCCTAGCCGACCGCAAGGAAGAAACCGTTGCCCACGCCAGCGGCAAGAACTCGCCCGACATGGTCTACTATCATCTCGGACGCGGCAAAGCCGACCGCTCCATGGAGCCCTTCTTCATCAGGCTGGAGCCTTCCGCCGACGAACCCAAGCTCTCCTCCCATGAAGGTGAGGAGTTCATCGTGGTCGTCTCCGGCGAGGTACAGCTCGTGTACGGCAACGAAACACACGTGCTCGGCCCCGGCGACAGCATGTACTACAACTCCGTGGTTCCGCACTTCGTCGGCGCGCATGGCGCGTCCGAGGCGGAAATCTATGCCGTTGTGTACGTCCCAGCCTAA
- a CDS encoding GGDEF domain-containing protein, with product MTDNDIYELIRRNQDIQRKFFEIETEILTVLDFTSLFVRLLNLMRNRCNVPYAWISLIADSDAAALVRTLANAEDLDGQLNTIDRDTFLDITRGRMTPVLRNQGLAPFTALYPEPRPADVRSIAVAPITLDGALIGSLNQADTSPTRFAPDMNTDLLAQLAVKVSLCLSNVTAHERLRMLATCDPLTSLLNRRAMDQRLRTEYARAKRYDSPLSIVFIDLDDFKTVNDTLGHDAGDRLLAFFAKQIAAMVRTTDTCARYAGDEFVIILPETTATQTHRFMTRAAAQLADTPVPGIETAVRFSFGVAEAHESGVTDHASLLRLADQRLYNDKRSKNIR from the coding sequence ATGACAGACAACGACATCTACGAGCTTATCCGCAGAAATCAGGATATACAGAGGAAATTCTTCGAAATCGAAACGGAGATCCTCACCGTCCTCGACTTCACGAGCCTCTTCGTGCGGCTGCTCAATCTCATGCGCAACCGCTGCAACGTCCCCTACGCCTGGATATCCCTCATCGCAGACAGTGACGCCGCCGCCCTCGTGCGCACGCTGGCCAATGCCGAGGACCTCGACGGACAGCTCAACACCATCGACCGCGACACCTTCCTCGACATCACTCGCGGACGCATGACACCCGTCCTGCGCAATCAGGGCCTCGCCCCGTTCACCGCCCTCTACCCCGAGCCGCGCCCCGCCGACGTGCGCTCCATCGCCGTCGCCCCCATCACGCTCGACGGCGCGCTCATTGGCAGCCTCAATCAGGCCGACACATCCCCAACCCGCTTCGCCCCGGACATGAACACCGACCTGCTCGCCCAGCTCGCGGTCAAGGTTTCGCTGTGCCTGTCCAACGTCACCGCACACGAGCGCCTGCGCATGCTCGCCACCTGCGACCCGCTCACCTCGCTCCTCAACCGCCGCGCCATGGACCAGCGCCTGCGCACCGAATACGCCCGCGCCAAGCGCTACGACTCGCCCCTGTCCATCGTCTTCATCGACCTCGACGACTTCAAAACCGTCAACGACACCCTCGGGCACGATGCAGGCGACAGGCTCCTCGCCTTCTTCGCCAAACAGATCGCCGCCATGGTCCGCACCACCGACACCTGCGCACGCTACGCAGGCGACGAATTCGTCATCATCCTCCCGGAAACCACCGCCACGCAGACCCACCGCTTCATGACCCGCGCCGCCGCGCAACTCGCCGATACGCCCGTCCCCGGCATAGAAACCGCCGTACGCTTCAGCTTCGGCGTCGCCGAAGCCCACGAATCAGGCGTCACAGACCACGCCTCCCTCCTGCGCCTCGCAGACCAGCGCCTCTACAACGACAAGCGCTCCAAGAACATCCGCTAA
- a CDS encoding AMP-binding protein, which produces MTKLTARSYDEFLKSFRLEVPEHFNFAYDVLDTIAKDDPRRKAIIHVGPDGVRREYDFDWLARSSARLANALAERGVRKGDRIMLILFRRIEFWVTMMALHRLGAVAIPSPHLLTVKDIAYRVQAGHVRGCICEDSVAHTVHEAREQCSDFDLLIQCGPGQMLPGWQHFDHICATAADSFPRPADYAGGNDPLLIFFSSGTTGNPKMVEHRHTYAIGHYITGTYWHNLEPGDVHLTVADTGWGKAVWGKMYGQWMAGATVFVYDFRGKFDPAALLSVMAHEGVTTFCAPPTVYRFLIRQDLSKYDLSKLRYCTTAGELLNTSVFDDWKKATGLSIREGYGQTETTLQIATFSFMEPKPGSIGKPVPGWDIVLLDHDGNPCSTGEEGEICVRLRDDAPVIGLFNEYVDEPEKTAAAKCNGFYHTGDKAWMDEDGYFWFLGRVDDLIKSSGYRIGPFEVESALISHPAVVEAAVTGVPDPVRGQAVKATIVLSHDVEGTPELAKELQNHVKKVTAPYKYPRIIEFVDELPKTISGKIKRAEIRKRDLQAAD; this is translated from the coding sequence ATGACAAAGCTGACCGCACGATCCTACGACGAGTTTCTAAAGAGCTTCCGTCTGGAAGTTCCCGAGCACTTCAACTTCGCCTACGACGTCCTCGACACCATCGCCAAGGACGATCCCCGGCGCAAGGCCATCATCCACGTCGGTCCCGACGGCGTCCGCCGCGAGTACGACTTCGACTGGCTGGCCCGCTCGTCCGCCCGCCTCGCCAACGCGCTCGCCGAACGCGGCGTCCGCAAAGGCGACAGGATCATGCTCATTCTCTTCCGCCGCATCGAGTTCTGGGTCACCATGATGGCCCTGCATCGTCTCGGCGCGGTGGCCATCCCCTCGCCCCACCTGCTCACGGTGAAGGACATCGCCTACCGCGTGCAGGCAGGGCACGTTCGCGGTTGCATCTGCGAAGACTCCGTGGCGCACACCGTCCACGAGGCCCGCGAGCAGTGCTCGGACTTCGATCTGCTCATCCAGTGCGGACCGGGCCAGATGCTCCCCGGCTGGCAGCACTTCGACCACATCTGCGCCACCGCCGCAGACAGCTTCCCCCGCCCGGCCGACTACGCGGGCGGCAACGATCCGTTGCTCATCTTCTTCTCCTCCGGAACCACCGGGAACCCGAAGATGGTCGAGCATCGTCACACTTACGCCATCGGCCACTACATCACCGGCACCTACTGGCACAACCTCGAACCCGGCGACGTCCACCTCACAGTGGCCGACACCGGCTGGGGCAAGGCCGTATGGGGCAAGATGTACGGTCAGTGGATGGCCGGTGCCACCGTCTTCGTCTACGACTTCCGTGGCAAATTCGACCCCGCGGCGCTCCTGTCCGTCATGGCCCACGAGGGCGTGACCACCTTCTGCGCGCCGCCCACGGTCTACCGCTTCCTCATCCGGCAGGACCTCTCGAAGTACGATCTATCAAAGCTTCGCTACTGCACCACCGCAGGCGAGCTGCTCAACACCAGCGTCTTCGACGACTGGAAGAAGGCCACCGGTCTCTCCATCCGCGAGGGCTACGGCCAGACCGAAACCACGCTCCAGATTGCCACGTTCTCGTTCATGGAGCCGAAACCCGGTTCCATCGGCAAGCCCGTGCCCGGCTGGGACATCGTGCTCCTCGATCACGACGGCAATCCCTGCTCCACCGGCGAGGAAGGCGAAATCTGCGTACGCCTGCGCGATGACGCCCCCGTCATCGGCCTGTTCAACGAATACGTCGACGAACCGGAAAAGACCGCCGCGGCCAAGTGCAACGGCTTCTACCACACCGGCGACAAGGCGTGGATGGACGAGGACGGCTACTTCTGGTTCCTCGGCCGCGTGGACGACCTCATCAAGAGCTCCGGCTACCGCATCGGACCCTTCGAGGTCGAAAGCGCCCTCATCTCGCATCCCGCCGTGGTCGAGGCCGCAGTGACCGGCGTTCCGGACCCCGTGCGCGGACAGGCCGTCAAGGCCACCATCGTCCTCTCGCACGACGTCGAAGGCACGCCCGAACTGGCCAAGGAGCTCCAGAACCACGTCAAGAAGGTCACCGCGCCCTACAAGTACCCGCGCATCATCGAATTCGTCGATGAACTGCCGAAGACCATCTCCGGCAAGATCAAGCGCGCCGAGATCCGCAAACGCGACTTGCAGGCCGCAGACTAG
- a CDS encoding CsgG/HfaB family protein, with protein MLTILRAFLVALACFSLAACATVSKPEVHKTEGSAPVASPAIEAAKTKQHTGLKRKVALARFSNETRFGQSFFVDKNNDRIGKQALDILSSKLMETEKFIMLERADLDKINAELALGQASALHNMADYLIVGSITGFGRRDGGKVGIFSRTKEQVAFAKVHIRLIDVHTGEIIYSEEGEGEASSEAGSVLGIGARAGYDATLNDKAIEAAITNLSSNIIENLLDKPWRGYILGHEDGQYIISGGASQGIKAGDVFDVMREGKKINNPQTNMVITLPGKKVASLRVTASTGDSPTNEVSFCEAIEGALPGKSDFANCYIQEHI; from the coding sequence ATGCTCACTATCCTACGCGCGTTCCTGGTAGCGCTCGCTTGCTTCTCGCTTGCGGCCTGCGCCACTGTATCCAAACCCGAGGTCCATAAGACGGAAGGCTCTGCCCCTGTCGCCAGCCCCGCAATCGAAGCAGCCAAAACGAAGCAGCACACAGGCCTCAAGCGCAAGGTCGCCCTCGCGCGTTTTTCCAATGAAACCCGCTTCGGGCAGAGCTTCTTCGTCGACAAGAACAACGACCGCATAGGCAAACAGGCGCTCGACATCCTGAGTTCCAAGCTCATGGAAACCGAAAAATTCATCATGCTGGAGCGCGCCGACCTGGACAAGATCAACGCGGAGCTCGCCCTTGGTCAGGCCTCCGCCCTGCACAACATGGCTGACTACCTTATCGTCGGCTCCATCACGGGCTTCGGCCGCCGCGACGGCGGAAAGGTCGGCATCTTCAGCCGCACCAAAGAACAAGTCGCCTTCGCCAAGGTGCACATCCGCCTCATCGACGTGCACACCGGCGAAATCATCTATTCCGAGGAAGGCGAAGGCGAAGCGTCGTCCGAAGCTGGCAGCGTGCTCGGCATCGGCGCTCGCGCGGGATACGACGCCACGCTCAACGACAAGGCCATCGAGGCCGCGATCACCAACCTGTCGTCCAACATCATCGAAAACCTGCTCGACAAGCCGTGGCGGGGCTACATCCTCGGCCATGAGGACGGACAGTACATCATCAGCGGCGGCGCATCGCAGGGCATCAAAGCCGGAGACGTCTTCGACGTGATGCGCGAAGGGAAAAAAATCAATAATCCCCAGACGAACATGGTCATCACGCTTCCGGGCAAAAAGGTCGCCAGCCTGCGCGTAACGGCCAGCACCGGTGATTCCCCGACCAACGAGGTTTCATTCTGCGAAGCTATCGAAGGTGCGCTCCCGGGCAAGTCCGACTTCGCCAACTGCTACATTCAGGAACACATCTAG
- a CDS encoding GNA1162 family protein, protein MLIRKHTLALVVLATLVLQGCATGPQFVTKQERFPLMYEEEPLSILVLPPMNQSTAADAKDYYSTTIQEPLSLLGYYTYPVPVTNEILKMEGVYDTEMLYGLPLEKFREYFGADAVLYTTITQWDTAYFVLGSNLTVAFTAEIKSTKTNRTIWDYSGTIVVDLSGGNSGGSPLGLVVQIVATAVKTAVADYVPYARTVNTCVFSALPVGKYRAEHMQDQQALVLPKGQSAQIYLQQ, encoded by the coding sequence ATGCTCATCCGCAAACACACACTGGCACTCGTCGTCCTCGCAACGCTCGTGCTTCAGGGCTGCGCCACCGGGCCCCAGTTCGTCACCAAGCAGGAGCGTTTCCCGCTCATGTACGAGGAGGAGCCGCTGTCCATCCTCGTGCTGCCCCCGATGAACCAGTCCACGGCCGCCGACGCCAAGGACTACTACTCCACAACCATTCAGGAACCGCTGTCACTGCTCGGCTACTACACATACCCCGTGCCAGTGACCAACGAAATCCTCAAGATGGAAGGCGTATACGACACGGAAATGCTCTACGGCCTGCCGCTTGAGAAATTCCGCGAGTATTTCGGCGCGGACGCGGTGCTCTATACCACCATCACCCAATGGGACACCGCCTATTTCGTGCTTGGGTCCAACCTCACCGTGGCGTTCACGGCGGAAATCAAGTCTACGAAGACCAACCGCACCATCTGGGACTATTCGGGCACCATCGTCGTGGACCTTTCCGGCGGCAACAGTGGTGGCTCACCGCTCGGCCTCGTGGTGCAGATCGTGGCCACGGCGGTCAAGACCGCAGTCGCGGACTACGTTCCCTATGCCCGCACGGTGAACACGTGCGTCTTCTCGGCCCTCCCCGTCGGGAAATACAGAGCCGAACACATGCAGGACCAGCAGGCCCTCGTGCTGCCCAAGGGGCAAAGCGCGCAGATATACCTCCAGCAATAG
- the gmd gene encoding GDP-mannose 4,6-dehydratase: MTKIALITGITGQDGAYLAEYLLEKGYEVHGIKRRASLFNTDRVDHLYQDPHVTGRRFILHYGDMTDSTNLIRIVQAVQPDEIYNLAAQSHVAVSFETPEYTADSVALGPLRLLEAIRILGLERKTRFYQASTSEMFGKVAETPQRETTPFYPRSPYGAAKLYAYWITVNYREAYGIHACNGILFNHESPIRGETFVTRKITRAMARISLGLQDCLYLGNLSAKRDWGHARDYVRMMWLMLQQDEPDDYVVATGRQYTVRHVVELAAEATGIHLRWEGSGAQEKGIDTNTGETLVAVDPRYFRPTEVETLLGDPTKAREKLGWEPRITLEDMVQEMIAADLADARRDDLCRKEGFRILNHHE, from the coding sequence ATGACGAAAATCGCCCTCATCACTGGCATCACGGGGCAGGACGGCGCATACCTCGCCGAATACCTGCTGGAAAAGGGATACGAAGTCCACGGCATCAAGCGCAGGGCCTCGCTCTTCAACACCGACCGCGTGGACCATCTCTATCAGGACCCGCACGTCACCGGCCGCCGCTTCATCCTCCACTACGGCGACATGACGGATTCCACCAACCTCATCCGCATCGTGCAGGCCGTCCAGCCGGACGAAATCTACAACCTCGCGGCCCAGAGCCACGTGGCGGTGTCCTTCGAGACGCCCGAGTACACGGCGGATTCTGTGGCCCTCGGCCCGCTGCGCCTGCTTGAGGCCATCCGCATCCTCGGTCTGGAGCGCAAAACACGCTTCTATCAGGCCTCCACGTCGGAGATGTTCGGCAAGGTGGCCGAGACCCCGCAGCGCGAAACCACGCCCTTCTACCCGCGCTCCCCCTACGGGGCGGCCAAGCTCTACGCCTACTGGATCACGGTGAACTACCGCGAGGCCTACGGCATCCATGCCTGCAACGGCATCCTCTTCAACCATGAGTCCCCCATCCGTGGCGAGACCTTCGTCACCCGCAAGATCACGCGCGCCATGGCCCGCATCAGCCTCGGGCTTCAGGACTGCCTGTACCTCGGCAACCTCTCGGCCAAGCGGGACTGGGGCCATGCGCGGGACTACGTGCGGATGATGTGGCTCATGCTCCAGCAGGACGAGCCGGACGACTACGTCGTGGCCACGGGCCGTCAGTACACCGTGCGCCACGTGGTGGAACTTGCCGCCGAGGCCACGGGCATACACCTTCGCTGGGAAGGATCCGGCGCGCAGGAGAAGGGCATAGACACGAACACAGGAGAGACACTCGTGGCCGTGGACCCGCGCTACTTCCGCCCAACCGAAGTGGAGACGCTCCTTGGCGACCCCACCAAGGCGCGCGAAAAACTCGGCTGGGAGCCGCGAATCACGCTGGAGGACATGGTGCAGGAAATGATCGCGGCGGATCTCGCCGACGCTAGGCGCGACGACCTGTGCCGCAAGGAAGGCTTCCGCATCCTCAACCACCACGAGTAA
- a CDS encoding M23 family metallopeptidase, which produces MPKTIGASLVRTAVSGFLVLMGYSACPHAAAYGFTLEIPPVDCARTGCVIQNYVDQDPSPDYRDYACGRLSYDGSSGTDFRLPNLADMQRGVEVYASAPGTVRAVRDGMADVNFRDIGIEALKGRYAGNSVVIDHGDGWETQYSHLRRDSVRVQPGQTVRTGEVLGLVGMSGLTEFPHVEIAVRHHGDIVDPFTGHTHHTQCDATRNPLWSQQALDHLRYIPTGLLGAAFTASVPTAGTVRDGGHRAETLPPSAPAIVFWCDMFGLLDGDMVEVRLTGPDGKLLARGTRAIDHSKAQYFLYVGKRRKAAPWKPGDYTGTCRVSRKDTGGTRVALDIVRTLVVR; this is translated from the coding sequence ATGCCGAAAACCATTGGCGCATCCCTTGTCCGCACTGCCGTAAGCGGCTTTCTGGTCCTCATGGGATACAGCGCGTGTCCGCATGCCGCAGCATACGGATTCACGCTCGAAATCCCACCAGTGGACTGCGCGCGAACAGGCTGCGTCATCCAGAACTACGTGGATCAGGACCCGAGTCCGGACTACCGCGACTACGCCTGCGGCAGGCTGTCCTACGACGGCTCGTCCGGCACGGACTTCCGCCTGCCCAATCTCGCTGACATGCAGCGCGGGGTGGAGGTCTACGCCAGCGCGCCCGGCACGGTGCGTGCCGTGCGCGACGGCATGGCCGACGTCAACTTCCGCGACATCGGCATCGAAGCCCTCAAGGGCCGCTACGCCGGGAATTCCGTGGTCATCGACCACGGCGACGGCTGGGAGACGCAATACAGCCACCTGCGGCGCGACTCCGTGCGCGTGCAGCCGGGACAGACGGTCCGCACGGGGGAAGTGCTCGGCCTCGTCGGCATGTCGGGCCTCACCGAATTCCCGCACGTCGAGATTGCCGTGCGCCACCACGGGGACATCGTGGACCCCTTCACCGGGCACACCCACCACACACAATGCGACGCCACCCGCAATCCGCTCTGGAGCCAGCAGGCCCTCGACCATCTGCGCTACATCCCGACCGGCCTTCTCGGTGCGGCCTTCACCGCCTCCGTCCCCACGGCGGGCACGGTCCGCGATGGCGGCCACCGCGCCGAAACCCTGCCGCCTTCGGCCCCGGCCATCGTCTTCTGGTGCGACATGTTCGGCCTGCTGGACGGCGACATGGTGGAGGTGCGCCTGACCGGTCCCGACGGAAAACTGCTGGCGCGTGGTACCAGAGCCATCGACCACTCCAAGGCCCAGTATTTCCTCTATGTCGGCAAGCGCCGCAAGGCCGCTCCATGGAAGCCGGGCGACTACACGGGAACCTGCCGCGTCTCCAGAAAGGACACCGGCGGCACGCGTGTGGCACTCGACATCGTCCGCACCCTCGTCGTCCGCTAA
- a CDS encoding helix-turn-helix domain-containing protein: MQKMEKAYKEIAPRLRGLRDALDMSVADLAAKVGVDEATVAGYESGTIEIPVSFLFNVAQACGVDLTVLLSGGDAHLTSYSLVKAGEGLAVERRKDYDYKSLAYRFTGRKMEPFRVRVPAKEAGETHFATHPGQEFIYMLSGRLEINLDGNTVVLEPGDSLYFGSQTPHSLRGLDGNEAEFLDVII; this comes from the coding sequence ATGCAGAAAATGGAAAAGGCGTACAAGGAAATCGCGCCACGCCTGCGGGGTCTGCGCGATGCGCTCGACATGAGCGTCGCGGATCTCGCAGCCAAGGTCGGCGTGGACGAAGCCACCGTGGCCGGATACGAATCCGGCACCATCGAAATCCCGGTGAGCTTTCTCTTCAACGTCGCGCAGGCCTGTGGCGTGGACCTCACGGTGCTGCTCTCCGGCGGAGACGCGCACCTGACCTCCTACTCTCTGGTCAAGGCGGGCGAAGGCCTCGCGGTGGAACGCCGCAAGGACTACGACTACAAGAGCCTCGCCTACCGCTTCACCGGCCGCAAGATGGAACCCTTCCGGGTCCGCGTTCCCGCCAAGGAAGCGGGCGAAACGCATTTCGCCACCCATCCCGGACAGGAATTCATCTACATGCTCTCCGGACGTCTGGAGATCAACCTCGACGGCAACACCGTGGTTCTCGAACCCGGCGACAGCCTCTACTTCGGCTCCCAGACTCCCCACTCGCTCCGAGGCCTCGACGGCAACGAAGCGGAATTCCTCGACGTCATTATCTAG
- a CDS encoding AMP-binding protein translates to MPLCTSQPNHEGGPVDQDFVRHITLGQILDETVSKYPDREALIYVDRDFRLTWREFGELVDRLARGLMALGIKRGEKVAVWATNVPYWVTLQFATAKIGAILLTVNTSYKVSELEYLLKQSGAETIFVMDGFYDTDYVLTMHDLVPELREQERGHLKSERFPALKRVAYLGPQKHRGMYSVPEILGLAATVSDEEYAARQASLEPDDVVNMQYTSGTTGFPKGVMLTHKSIGNNGFWIGENQGFTENDRLCLPVPLFHCFGCVLGVLAAVTHGTTLVILEKFDPVMVMRSVEQERCTALYGVPTMFIAVLQHDLFPRFDFSSLRTGIMAGSPCPVHVMKQVMEKMFMKDITICYGLTEASPVMTQTRMHDDIRRRTETVGKAMPGVEVRIVDPETGEECPHGVQGEVCCRGYLVMKGYHEMPEATARAIDIDGWLHSGDLGVMDDEGYVSITGRLKDMIIRGGENIYPREIEEFLYTMDGVRDVQVAGVPSRKYGEEVAAFILLQDDVTMQPEDVQDFCRGKIAWHKVPRYIVFLDKYPMTASGKIQKYKLREIAAEMWPDA, encoded by the coding sequence ATGCCGTTGTGTACGTCCCAGCCTAACCATGAAGGAGGACCCGTGGATCAGGACTTCGTTCGCCACATAACCCTCGGCCAGATTCTGGACGAGACGGTTTCGAAATATCCCGATAGGGAAGCGCTCATTTATGTGGACCGCGACTTCCGCCTCACATGGCGGGAGTTCGGCGAACTCGTGGACAGGCTGGCGCGGGGTCTCATGGCCCTTGGCATCAAGCGCGGCGAAAAGGTCGCCGTGTGGGCGACCAACGTCCCCTACTGGGTGACGTTGCAATTCGCCACGGCCAAGATCGGCGCCATCCTGCTCACCGTGAACACCAGCTACAAGGTCAGCGAGCTGGAGTACCTGCTCAAGCAGTCCGGCGCGGAGACCATCTTCGTCATGGACGGCTTCTACGACACCGACTACGTGCTCACCATGCACGATCTGGTGCCCGAGCTGCGCGAGCAGGAGCGCGGACATCTCAAGTCCGAACGCTTCCCGGCGCTCAAGCGCGTGGCCTATCTCGGCCCGCAGAAGCACCGTGGCATGTACTCCGTGCCCGAGATCCTCGGCCTCGCCGCCACCGTTTCCGACGAGGAATACGCGGCCCGGCAGGCCAGCCTCGAACCCGACGACGTCGTGAACATGCAGTACACCTCGGGAACCACCGGCTTCCCCAAGGGCGTCATGCTCACGCACAAGAGCATCGGCAACAACGGCTTCTGGATCGGCGAGAATCAGGGCTTCACCGAGAACGACAGGCTGTGCCTGCCCGTACCGCTGTTCCACTGCTTCGGCTGCGTGCTCGGCGTGCTGGCCGCCGTCACCCACGGCACCACGCTGGTCATCCTCGAAAAGTTCGACCCGGTCATGGTCATGAGAAGCGTGGAGCAGGAGCGCTGCACTGCGCTCTACGGCGTGCCCACCATGTTCATCGCCGTGCTCCAGCACGACCTCTTCCCGAGGTTCGACTTCTCCAGCCTGCGCACCGGCATCATGGCCGGTTCCCCGTGCCCGGTGCACGTCATGAAGCAAGTGATGGAGAAGATGTTCATGAAGGACATCACCATCTGCTACGGCCTCACCGAGGCTAGCCCCGTCATGACCCAGACCCGCATGCACGACGACATCCGCCGCCGCACCGAAACCGTGGGCAAGGCCATGCCCGGCGTGGAGGTCCGCATCGTGGACCCCGAGACCGGCGAGGAATGCCCGCATGGCGTGCAGGGCGAGGTATGCTGCCGTGGCTATCTGGTCATGAAGGGCTACCACGAGATGCCCGAGGCCACCGCCCGCGCCATCGACATTGACGGCTGGCTGCACTCTGGCGACCTCGGCGTGATGGACGACGAAGGCTACGTCTCCATCACCGGCCGCCTGAAGGACATGATCATCCGTGGCGGAGAAAACATCTATCCCCGCGAGATCGAGGAATTCCTCTACACCATGGACGGCGTGCGGGACGTGCAGGTCGCCGGCGTACCGAGCAGGAAGTACGGCGAGGAAGTCGCCGCGTTCATCCTGCTTCAGGACGACGTGACCATGCAGCCCGAGGACGTGCAGGACTTCTGCCGCGGCAAGATCGCGTGGCACAAGGTTCCGCGCTATATCGTCTTCCTCGACAAGTATCCCATGACGGCGAGCGGTAAGATCCAGAAGTACAAGCTTCGGGAGATCGCCGCCGAGATGTGGCCCGACGCCTAA
- a CDS encoding class I SAM-dependent methyltransferase, protein MRAYDEYGAIARWYDPFTAGLLRGVRRGIVRHLRGVGARRVLDVCCGTGWQLRMLHEAGFVGAGVDLSSAMLGVARRACPPQVALVRGDAALLPFEDAAFDAVVVCFALHEKEQAVRLAMLGECVRVLARGGCFLVADHLAEVAGPVAHAARHAAALVERAAGARHFALYGDFVRRDGVPGLARESGLVCLPVETLAFGAAGLFRIVPAP, encoded by the coding sequence ATGCGTGCGTATGACGAATACGGGGCCATTGCCCGCTGGTATGATCCGTTCACCGCTGGGCTACTTCGCGGTGTGCGGCGGGGCATTGTGCGGCATCTGCGTGGGGTTGGAGCGCGGCGGGTGCTCGACGTGTGTTGCGGAACAGGCTGGCAGTTGCGAATGCTTCACGAGGCGGGATTCGTGGGCGCAGGGGTGGATCTTTCCTCGGCCATGCTAGGGGTGGCGCGACGGGCCTGCCCGCCACAGGTCGCGCTGGTTCGGGGCGACGCGGCGCTCTTGCCCTTCGAGGATGCGGCCTTCGACGCGGTGGTGGTCTGCTTTGCGCTGCACGAGAAAGAGCAGGCCGTCCGGCTGGCCATGCTCGGCGAATGCGTGCGGGTGCTGGCGCGGGGCGGATGCTTTCTCGTGGCGGACCATCTTGCCGAGGTTGCCGGACCTGTCGCCCATGCCGCGCGACATGCGGCCGCCCTTGTGGAGCGGGCGGCCGGGGCAAGGCATTTCGCCCTCTACGGGGACTTCGTGCGTCGCGACGGGGTGCCCGGTCTGGCGCGGGAGTCCGGCCTCGTCTGCCTGCCGGTGGAGACATTGGCCTTTGGCGCGGCCGGGTTGTTCCGCATCGTTCCCGCGCCGTGA